Genomic window (Candidatus Fokinia cryptica):
CTCTATCTTTTCTTATGTCAAATAGTGGTAACTATAAAAATGCTCTAAAATTATCTCTTTCATGTATGATGATATACGTTTTTTGCTGTTTATTTGTTTCGCATTTAGGGCTAAAAGCGGTATTTCATCGTCCTCGACCAGAAAATATTTTACAATTTGGTGGAAATATGCACTTTACGAAGGCTTTTCAGATGAAAGGGGAATGCCTTAATAGGAAAAAATGCTCATTTGTTTCTACGCATGCAATGACCGGATATGCTTTTTCTCTTATAAGTGCTTTTTATTATAATGCTAGAAGGTTGAGGAAAAGGGTAATAATAGCTTCTTTTATTATTGGTACAGCTAGTGGAATTACAAGGATAATTCTAGGAAAGCATTTTCTAAGCGATG
Coding sequences:
- a CDS encoding phosphatase PAP2 family protein, encoding MTKFLFIAFSWGICVLIFSIFSYLDIYVSSLFYSSNGFYVTDFLSGVSEFLFICPMIAFSLLSLSFLMSNSGNYKNALKLSLSCMMIYVFCCLFVSHLGLKAVFHRPRPENILQFGGNMHFTKAFQMKGECLNRKKCSFVSTHAMTGYAFSLISAFYYNARRLRKRVIIASFIIGTASGITRIILGKHFLSDVVTSALIAYTATFMFTTFIDKKFIKHLVINEV